One window of the Alphaproteobacteria bacterium genome contains the following:
- the asnB gene encoding asparagine synthase (glutamine-hydrolyzing): MCGIAGYVDVRGERSRSAIADVARAMADRLTARGPDGSGVWSDEENGVAFGHRRLSIIDTSDAGKQPMVSANGRWVIVYNGELYNTEEMRQAVVARGVTLRGHADTEVLLETIDAIGVEAAARAANGIFAFAAWDRVDRKLWLVRDRLGVKPLYWGWAGGALVFASQPKAFFAHPDFTPALDSDGLSAYLRYGYVPAPLSIYRGVRKLRGGWLAEIAADGGVVERCWWDLRAIAAAGQASPTPFDPDALAALIDDAVGRQMVSDVPLGAFLSGGVDSATVVAAMQARAGRPTQTFAVGFDEAGFDETTHARAVADHLGTQHTELRLAPGDVPDVLDAMIEDLDEPNADVSLIPMYAVSKLARGHVTVALSGDGGDELFAGYNHYRLGQRAWSLARRFPGPFGVAARWGLRALGPVLRALPLGPPSAPYSADRLAKVADLLPATDPVALYCRLLSLWADPAAISPRAATSDPLPAIADPPQELGLPRRFQFVDMLTYLPESILAKVDRASMAASLEARVPLLDHRLVEMIWRTDPRELGGDGTAKWALRQVLYRRVPRHLIERPKMGFGVPIGDWLRGPLRDWAEPDLAGPGATAGGLVRAAAVDRRWQEHLSGTRNWQQSLWNVIVLAHWQRRWLKNDAAE; this comes from the coding sequence GTGTGTGGGATAGCCGGATATGTCGATGTGCGCGGGGAGCGATCGCGCTCTGCCATAGCCGACGTGGCCAGGGCCATGGCCGACCGGTTGACGGCGCGCGGGCCAGACGGCAGCGGGGTATGGAGCGACGAAGAAAACGGCGTCGCCTTCGGTCATCGACGCCTTTCCATCATTGATACCAGCGATGCGGGCAAGCAGCCGATGGTGTCGGCCAACGGCCGCTGGGTCATTGTCTATAACGGCGAGCTCTACAACACCGAAGAGATGCGTCAAGCCGTCGTCGCGCGCGGCGTGACGCTGCGCGGCCATGCCGATACCGAGGTCTTGCTCGAAACGATCGACGCGATCGGCGTCGAAGCGGCAGCGCGGGCAGCTAATGGCATCTTTGCCTTTGCCGCTTGGGATCGGGTCGATCGCAAACTATGGCTTGTGCGCGACCGTCTTGGCGTCAAGCCGCTCTATTGGGGGTGGGCCGGTGGCGCGCTGGTCTTCGCGTCGCAACCAAAGGCCTTCTTCGCGCATCCCGATTTTACGCCGGCGCTCGACAGCGACGGGCTCAGTGCCTATTTGCGCTACGGCTACGTCCCCGCTCCGCTGTCGATCTATCGCGGCGTTCGCAAACTACGCGGCGGCTGGCTTGCCGAAATCGCCGCCGATGGCGGCGTCGTGGAGCGCTGCTGGTGGGATTTGCGCGCAATTGCGGCGGCGGGGCAAGCGTCACCGACACCGTTTGATCCGGATGCGCTCGCGGCGTTGATCGACGATGCGGTGGGCCGGCAAATGGTGTCCGACGTGCCGCTTGGCGCGTTTCTTTCGGGCGGCGTCGACAGTGCCACGGTGGTTGCTGCGATGCAGGCGCGCGCGGGAAGACCGACACAGACCTTTGCCGTGGGGTTCGACGAGGCCGGGTTCGATGAAACCACGCACGCTCGCGCAGTGGCAGATCACCTCGGTACACAACATACCGAATTACGACTCGCGCCTGGCGATGTCCCGGACGTTCTTGATGCCATGATCGAAGATCTGGACGAACCCAACGCCGACGTCTCGCTGATCCCGATGTATGCCGTGTCGAAACTGGCCCGCGGGCACGTGACGGTGGCGCTGTCGGGCGATGGGGGGGATGAACTGTTCGCGGGCTACAACCATTACCGTCTAGGCCAGCGGGCGTGGAGCCTCGCACGACGGTTCCCGGGCCCGTTTGGTGTTGCGGCGCGGTGGGGCCTTCGTGCCCTGGGACCGGTACTCCGCGCTCTCCCGCTGGGGCCACCGAGCGCGCCCTACAGCGCGGACCGGTTGGCCAAGGTCGCCGATCTGCTTCCGGCAACCGATCCAGTCGCACTTTATTGCCGCTTGCTAAGTCTGTGGGCCGACCCCGCGGCGATTTCCCCGCGTGCCGCTACCTCGGATCCGCTGCCGGCAATAGCCGATCCGCCACAAGAATTGGGCCTGCCGCGACGGTTTCAGTTTGTCGACATGCTGACCTACTTGCCGGAATCGATACTCGCCAAGGTGGACCGCGCCAGCATGGCGGCCAGCCTCGAAGCCCGTGTCCCGTTGCTCGATCACCGCCTTGTCGAGATGATCTGGCGGACCGACCCCCGCGAACTCGGCGGCGACGGCACGGCGAAATGGGCGTTGCGGCAAGTCCTCTATCGCCGGGTCCCCCGCCATTTGATCGAACGACCGAAGATGGGGTTTGGTGTGCCGATCGGCGACTGGCTGCGCGGACCGTTGCGCGATTGGGCCGAGCCCGATCTGGCCGGACCGGGGGCGACGGCCGGCGGTTTGGTCCGGGCGGCCGCTGTCGATCGACGGTGGCAGGAACACCTCTCAGGCACCCGCAACTGGCAGCAAAGTTTATGGAATGTTATCGTCCTCGCGCACTGGCAACGCCGTTGGCTGAAGAACGACGCTGCGGAATGA
- a CDS encoding glycosyltransferase, which translates to MSDADRAPIHLLHVINTLDVGGAERMLVKLVAGLDPAVYHNTIVTLTGEGHLNAAARDAGATVHELGMVGARDFPRAAWRLRRIVKTLQPDIVQSWLYQADLLATLAAGAAPRARRVWTIRCTDMALERYRRSTAVVLWLLARLSHRPDVILANSRVGLDWHLTYGYRPRAQGVIPNGFDLTRFQPNPAAGRIVRAELGIPEDAPVVGTVARVDPMKDYGTFLGAVAQLADAIPELHVIVIGKDTETLAAPSAALEPRLHRLGVRDDVERFLPALDVFCLASAFGEGFPNVLGEAMACGLPAVVTEVGDAAAVLGTCGRTVAPGDTGALAAALLDLLRLDRAARAAIGTDATARIAQHYEIGHVVQQFAATYDGLTETP; encoded by the coding sequence GTGAGCGACGCTGACCGCGCGCCGATTCACCTTCTCCATGTCATCAACACGCTCGATGTCGGTGGCGCGGAGCGCATGCTGGTGAAGCTCGTCGCCGGCCTCGATCCGGCGGTCTATCACAATACGATTGTCACGCTGACCGGCGAGGGGCACCTCAACGCCGCCGCTCGCGATGCCGGGGCGACCGTGCATGAACTCGGCATGGTCGGCGCGCGAGATTTTCCGCGTGCCGCGTGGCGCCTGCGTCGGATTGTCAAAACGCTCCAACCCGACATCGTCCAAAGCTGGCTCTATCAGGCAGATCTCCTGGCGACGCTCGCGGCGGGCGCGGCCCCGCGCGCGCGTCGCGTTTGGACCATTCGGTGTACCGACATGGCCCTCGAGCGCTATCGCCGCAGCACCGCCGTCGTGCTTTGGCTGCTGGCCCGGTTGTCGCACCGCCCGGACGTGATCCTGGCCAACAGTCGTGTCGGCCTCGACTGGCATCTCACCTATGGTTATCGCCCCCGCGCGCAAGGCGTTATCCCCAACGGCTTCGACCTTACGCGTTTCCAACCGAACCCGGCGGCGGGCCGCATTGTCCGCGCCGAGCTAGGAATCCCCGAAGACGCGCCGGTTGTCGGGACGGTGGCGCGGGTCGATCCGATGAAGGATTACGGAACGTTTCTTGGTGCGGTCGCGCAGCTTGCGGACGCGATACCGGAGCTGCATGTCATTGTTATCGGCAAGGACACCGAGACGTTGGCTGCTCCTTCCGCCGCACTCGAGCCCCGGCTGCACCGGTTGGGGGTTCGCGATGATGTCGAACGGTTTTTGCCCGCCCTCGATGTGTTCTGTTTGGCGTCAGCGTTTGGCGAAGGGTTTCCCAATGTCCTAGGTGAGGCGATGGCATGCGGCTTGCCGGCCGTCGTGACCGAGGTCGGCGACGCGGCCGCCGTCTTGGGCACTTGTGGTCGTACCGTCGCGCCGGGCGATACCGGTGCGCTGGCCGCCGCCCTCCTCGACCTCCTTCGGTTGGACAGGGCTGCGCGTGCAGCGATCGGCACCGACGCAACGGCGCGGATCGCGCAGCACTACGAAATCGGACATGTGGTGCAGCAATTCGCCGCCACTTACGACGGCCTGACGGAGACGCCCTAG
- the asnB gene encoding asparagine synthase (glutamine-hydrolyzing): protein MCGIVGWIGESCAPGSAEVTQRMLAAMAHRGPDGEGAWRDANAGVWIGHRRLSVLDLSQAGHQPMHSPSGRYVLSYNGEIYNHPTLRMDLAARGVAFKGTGDSETLLALIDRVGIEAALPQLNGMFAFALWDCAEQTLWLARDRLGVKPLVYATAPGQIAFASDLNGLRPLSWLNRDLDAGAVADYFRYLCAPAPSSVILGARKLAPGGLLRWRAGEISVGQWWRIDDAIATAQAEQPSDDLGTAVEELQALLSDAVHGQLISDVPLGAFLSGGIDSALVTAAMRERTMPRTFTVGFPGSAGDEADAAAATARHLGVDHRGIVLSPDDAMALVGTVSSIYDEPFADASALPTALLCRAARDHVTVALAGDGGDELFGGYPRYFHGARIERMRARLGQGGSRALAGVMTAMPASLAQVLGGLLPGGGGSEGGAVRLRRLATYFAADRADTYRDAVAAWPAPPLLDRDWRTAETGAVDIDRYAALPWAEAMMAVDQGSYLPDDILTKTDRASMAVGLEVRVPLLDHRLLEFSWRLAPQLKWGDSAIAGKRVLRALLARSLPKEFIDRPKMGFGAPLADWLRGPLRGWAADILAPDALRRDGVLDPGAVEKAWAQFCATGTGFQRVWTAIQWLQWRETWRERR from the coding sequence ATGTGCGGCATCGTCGGGTGGATCGGCGAGAGCTGCGCGCCCGGTAGCGCAGAGGTAACCCAGCGGATGTTGGCCGCGATGGCGCACCGCGGCCCGGACGGCGAGGGCGCTTGGCGCGACGCGAACGCCGGGGTCTGGATCGGCCACCGCCGGCTGTCCGTCCTCGACCTCAGCCAAGCCGGGCACCAACCGATGCACTCGCCGTCGGGCCGCTACGTGCTGAGCTACAACGGCGAAATCTACAACCATCCGACCCTCCGAATGGATCTAGCGGCCCGTGGCGTCGCGTTCAAAGGAACCGGCGACAGCGAAACACTGCTGGCCCTGATCGATCGCGTCGGGATCGAAGCGGCGCTACCGCAACTCAACGGCATGTTCGCCTTTGCCCTGTGGGACTGCGCGGAACAAACCCTGTGGTTGGCGCGCGACCGCCTTGGGGTCAAGCCGCTGGTCTATGCCACCGCACCGGGGCAGATCGCGTTTGCCTCCGACCTCAACGGCCTGCGCCCCCTATCATGGCTCAACCGCGACCTCGATGCGGGCGCGGTCGCCGACTATTTCCGCTATCTCTGCGCACCGGCGCCATCGTCTGTCATTTTGGGCGCGCGCAAGTTGGCACCTGGCGGCTTGCTGCGGTGGCGAGCGGGCGAGATTTCGGTCGGCCAGTGGTGGCGCATCGACGACGCGATCGCCACGGCCCAGGCCGAACAACCGAGCGACGATCTCGGCACGGCGGTCGAAGAACTTCAAGCACTACTGAGCGATGCGGTCCATGGGCAGTTGATTTCCGACGTCCCGCTCGGCGCGTTTCTGTCGGGCGGAATCGATTCAGCCCTCGTGACCGCAGCAATGCGCGAGAGGACGATGCCGCGCACCTTCACCGTCGGATTTCCCGGCAGCGCCGGCGACGAAGCCGACGCGGCGGCCGCGACCGCCCGTCATCTTGGCGTCGACCACCGTGGCATCGTGCTGTCGCCGGATGACGCGATGGCGTTGGTCGGTACGGTGTCGTCGATCTACGACGAACCCTTCGCCGACGCCTCCGCCCTACCGACCGCGCTGCTCTGCCGCGCCGCGCGCGACCATGTCACCGTTGCGCTCGCCGGTGACGGTGGCGACGAGTTATTCGGCGGCTACCCGCGCTACTTCCACGGCGCCCGAATCGAACGAATGCGCGCGCGCCTGGGCCAAGGCGGAAGCCGCGCCCTGGCCGGCGTTATGACGGCAATGCCCGCGTCGCTCGCCCAGGTGTTGGGCGGTCTCCTGCCCGGCGGCGGCGGGAGCGAAGGCGGGGCCGTGCGGCTGCGCCGTCTCGCAACCTATTTCGCCGCCGACCGCGCCGACACCTACCGCGATGCCGTGGCCGCCTGGCCGGCGCCGCCGTTGCTCGACCGCGACTGGCGGACCGCCGAGACCGGCGCTGTGGATATCGATCGCTACGCCGCCCTGCCGTGGGCCGAAGCGATGATGGCGGTCGACCAAGGCAGCTACTTACCGGACGACATCTTGACCAAGACCGACCGGGCATCGATGGCGGTCGGCCTCGAGGTCCGCGTCCCCTTGCTGGACCATCGTTTGTTGGAATTCTCGTGGCGACTGGCGCCCCAGTTGAAGTGGGGCGATTCCGCGATCGCCGGCAAACGCGTCCTGCGCGCCCTGCTCGCCCGGTCGTTGCCGAAGGAATTCATCGACCGGCCCAAGATGGGGTTCGGTGCGCCGCTCGCCGACTGGCTACGCGGCCCGCTTCGTGGGTGGGCCGCCGATATCCTGGCGCCCGACGCACTGCGGCGCGACGGCGTCCTCGACCCGGGTGCCGTCGAGAAAGCTTGGGCGCAGTTCTGCGCAACGGGTACGGGCTTCCAACGGGTGTGGACGGCGATTCAATGGCTGCAATGGCGGGAGACTTGGCGTGAGCGACGCTGA